A single Triticum dicoccoides isolate Atlit2015 ecotype Zavitan chromosome 2A, WEW_v2.0, whole genome shotgun sequence DNA region contains:
- the LOC119354390 gene encoding uncharacterized protein LOC119354390 isoform X2 → MLPSLSRICGFLFLFPSSSFPLCHFTHASPGTEVGRDGNGDLDLPLGDRCSWLLVTHLHSLSHSPAASAPRSTSRRLSAGYLAPRTNHGPNFPPPDDFCSSDSLYFPIGLDEHWFSFVVCIKDKAFVFLDSAYGSYHRDIRDDLGGNAK, encoded by the exons ATGCTCCCCTCGCTATCCCGCATCTGtggcttcctctttctcttcccatCCTCGTCATTTCCTCTTTGCCATTTCACACATGCATCCCCTGGAACAGAGGTTGGGAGAGATGGCAATGGCGATTTGGATCTCCCTCTTGGCGATCGATGCAGTTGGTTGTTGGTGACTCATCTGCACTCTTTGTCCCACTCCCCTGCTGCCTCCGCGCCCCGCTCGACCTCCCGTCGGTTGTCTGCAGGATATCTCGCCCCCCGCACCAACCACGGCCCCAATTTCCCGCCTCCTGACGATTTTTGTTCATCTGATTCG TTGTACTTCCCTATTGGTCTCGATGAACACTGGTTCTCATTTGTCGTTTGCATCAAAGATAAAGCTTTTGTGTTTCTTGATTCGGCTTATGGATCGTATCACAGAGATATCCGTGATGACCTG GGAGGCAATGCCAAGTGA
- the LOC119354390 gene encoding uncharacterized protein LOC119354390 isoform X1 yields MLPSLSRICGFLFLFPSSSFPLCHFTHASPGTEVGRDGNGDLDLPLGDRCSWLLVTHLHSLSHSPAASAPRSTSRRLSAGYLAPRTNHGPNFPPPDDFCSSDSVPVHVPVGWDAFCFSSDPFDLLLYFPIGLDEHWFSFVVCIKDKAFVFLDSAYGSYHRDIRDDLGGNAK; encoded by the exons ATGCTCCCCTCGCTATCCCGCATCTGtggcttcctctttctcttcccatCCTCGTCATTTCCTCTTTGCCATTTCACACATGCATCCCCTGGAACAGAGGTTGGGAGAGATGGCAATGGCGATTTGGATCTCCCTCTTGGCGATCGATGCAGTTGGTTGTTGGTGACTCATCTGCACTCTTTGTCCCACTCCCCTGCTGCCTCCGCGCCCCGCTCGACCTCCCGTCGGTTGTCTGCAGGATATCTCGCCCCCCGCACCAACCACGGCCCCAATTTCCCGCCTCCTGACGATTTTTGTTCATCTGATTCG GTCCCTGTGCATGTCCCAGTCGGATGGGATGCTTTTTGTTTCAGTTCAGATCCCTTTGATTTGCTT TTGTACTTCCCTATTGGTCTCGATGAACACTGGTTCTCATTTGTCGTTTGCATCAAAGATAAAGCTTTTGTGTTTCTTGATTCGGCTTATGGATCGTATCACAGAGATATCCGTGATGACCTG GGAGGCAATGCCAAGTGA